The Hymenobacter sp. 5317J-9 genome has a window encoding:
- the scpA gene encoding methylmalonyl-CoA mutase, which yields MKPDFSSISYNAAAAPAASAASETAAKLTPEGIAVKPVYTAADVAHLDHLGFGAGQAPYLRGPYASMYVQNPWTIRQYAGFSTAEESNAFYRRNLAGGQKGLSVAFDLATHRGYDSDHPRVQGDVGKAGVAIDSVEDMKILFDQIPLDQMSVSMTMNGAVLPVLAFYIVAAEEQGVSPEKLSGTIQNDILKEFMVRNTYIYPPAPSMRIIADIFSYTAAKMPKFNSISISGYHMQEAGATADLELAYTLADGLEYVRAGLAAGMKIDEFAPRLSFFWAIGMNHFMEIAKLRAGRLLWAKLIQQFNPTNPKSLALRTHCQTSGYSLTEQDPYNNVARTTIEALAAALGGTQSLHTNALDEAIALPTDFSARIARNTQLYLQHETDITKVVDPWGGSYYVETLTHELADKAWALIQEVEALGGMAKAIETGLPKLRIEEAAARKQARIDSGKEIIVGVNKYQTTEKTEVEVLDIDNDAVRTSQIARLKQVRADRDPVAVKVALAALTEAAGVRLNDLAADADKDAHNLLALAVTAARARATLGEISDALEAQYGRHQATTRTVAGVYSQEMHHNEAFEQARAAAEEFAAREGRRPRMLVAKMGQDGHDRGAKIIATSFADVGFDVDLAPLFQTPAEVARQAADNDVHVVGVSSLAAGHKTLLPQLLQELRQLGREDILVIAGGVIPAQDYQFLYDAGVAGVYGPGTVIATAALEILGKLGE from the coding sequence TGTACACGGCGGCCGACGTGGCCCACCTCGACCACCTGGGCTTCGGCGCGGGGCAGGCGCCTTACCTGCGCGGGCCCTACGCCAGCATGTACGTGCAGAACCCGTGGACCATCAGGCAGTACGCCGGCTTTTCCACGGCCGAGGAATCGAACGCTTTTTACCGCCGCAACCTGGCCGGCGGGCAGAAAGGACTGAGCGTGGCCTTCGACCTGGCCACCCACCGCGGCTACGACTCCGACCACCCCCGGGTGCAGGGCGACGTGGGCAAGGCCGGCGTGGCCATCGACTCGGTGGAGGACATGAAAATTCTCTTCGACCAGATTCCGCTCGACCAGATGTCGGTGAGCATGACCATGAACGGGGCCGTGCTGCCCGTGCTGGCCTTCTACATTGTGGCGGCCGAAGAGCAGGGCGTGAGCCCGGAAAAGCTGTCGGGCACCATTCAGAACGACATTCTGAAGGAGTTCATGGTGCGCAACACCTACATCTACCCGCCCGCGCCGAGCATGCGCATCATCGCCGACATCTTCAGCTACACGGCGGCCAAGATGCCCAAGTTCAACTCCATCAGCATCTCGGGCTACCACATGCAGGAGGCCGGGGCCACCGCCGACCTGGAGCTGGCCTACACCCTGGCCGACGGCCTGGAATACGTGCGCGCCGGCCTGGCCGCGGGCATGAAGATTGACGAGTTTGCCCCGCGCCTGAGCTTCTTCTGGGCCATTGGCATGAACCACTTCATGGAGATTGCCAAGTTGCGCGCCGGCCGCCTGTTGTGGGCCAAGCTCATCCAGCAGTTCAACCCCACCAACCCCAAAAGCCTGGCCCTGCGCACGCACTGCCAGACCTCGGGCTACTCCCTCACCGAGCAGGACCCGTATAACAACGTGGCCCGCACCACCATCGAAGCGCTGGCCGCCGCCCTGGGCGGCACCCAAAGCCTGCACACCAACGCGCTGGACGAAGCCATCGCGCTGCCCACCGACTTCTCGGCCCGCATCGCCCGCAACACCCAGCTCTACCTGCAGCACGAAACCGACATCACCAAAGTAGTGGACCCCTGGGGCGGCTCGTACTACGTCGAAACCCTCACCCACGAGCTGGCCGACAAAGCCTGGGCGCTCATTCAGGAAGTGGAGGCGCTGGGCGGCATGGCCAAGGCCATCGAAACCGGCCTGCCCAAGCTGCGCATCGAAGAAGCCGCCGCCCGCAAACAGGCCCGCATCGACTCGGGCAAGGAAATCATCGTGGGCGTGAACAAGTACCAGACCACCGAAAAAACGGAGGTTGAAGTGCTCGACATCGACAACGACGCCGTGCGCACCAGCCAGATTGCCCGCCTCAAGCAAGTGCGCGCCGACCGCGACCCCGTGGCCGTGAAAGTGGCCTTGGCTGCCCTCACCGAAGCCGCCGGCGTGCGCCTCAACGACCTTGCCGCCGATGCCGACAAAGACGCCCACAACCTTCTGGCCCTGGCCGTGACGGCCGCCCGCGCCCGCGCCACGCTGGGCGAAATCTCCGACGCCCTCGAAGCCCAGTACGGCCGTCACCAGGCCACCACGCGCACCGTGGCCGGCGTGTACTCTCAGGAAATGCACCACAACGAAGCATTTGAACAAGCCCGCGCCGCCGCCGAGGAATTTGCGGCCCGCGAAGGCCGCCGCCCCCGCATGCTGGTGGCCAAAATGGGCCAGGACGGCCACGACCGCGGCGCCAAAATCATTGCCACCAGCTTCGCCGACGTGGGCTTCGACGTGGACCTGGCCCCCCTCTTCCAAACGCCCGCCGAAGTGGCCCGCCAGGCCGCCGACAACGACGTGCACGTGGTGGGCGTGAGCAGCCTCGCCGCCGGCCATAAAACCCTGCTGCCCCAGCTGCTGCAGGAGCTCCGGCAGCTCGGCCGCGAAGACATTCTGGTCATCGCCGGCGGGGTCATCCCCGCCCAGGACTACCAGTTCCTCTACGACGCGGGCGTGGCCGGCGTGTACGGCCCGGGTACGGTCATCGCCACCGCGGCGCTGGAGATTCTGGGGAAGCTGGGGGAGTGA
- a CDS encoding zeta toxin family protein: MSRLYLRPLTNSLFARPFVEGVLNVRRAAEIAEATSQIMQAEIHLAAMEERPTLKFKEYRSTQYSEDKDREALREQILLELIRETRLDDDDDIKPGSGGAMPRTPVQRGKQAFLIIGLPASGKSGIASRVADANGAVVIDSDYAKRKFPEFAQGAFAATVLHEESSIIVLNDEDEDEENLTGYCFSESYNIVVPKIGYNTTSVRKLALYFRKYEYEVHLILVSLDRQQATLRAYQRFITSKRYVPLSLIFDVYSNNPTLAYFRLKQQHADVFASFSEISTEERPARLVESSLDNPTEMLGLPT; encoded by the coding sequence ATGAGCCGGCTCTACCTTCGTCCACTAACGAATAGTCTATTCGCCCGACCCTTTGTAGAAGGAGTGTTAAACGTGCGGCGTGCGGCCGAGATTGCGGAGGCTACCAGCCAGATTATGCAGGCGGAAATCCATTTAGCAGCAATGGAGGAACGTCCTACTTTGAAATTCAAGGAGTATCGTTCGACTCAATACAGCGAAGACAAAGACCGTGAGGCGTTGCGGGAGCAAATCCTACTGGAGTTAATTCGGGAAACGCGGTTGGATGACGACGACGACATCAAGCCCGGTAGTGGGGGTGCCATGCCCCGGACCCCCGTTCAACGTGGCAAGCAAGCTTTCCTAATTATCGGCTTGCCAGCTTCCGGAAAATCTGGTATTGCTAGTCGCGTAGCCGATGCCAACGGGGCAGTGGTCATTGACAGCGACTATGCGAAACGCAAATTTCCTGAGTTTGCACAGGGAGCGTTTGCGGCTACCGTGTTGCACGAGGAATCCTCGATAATCGTGCTAAATGATGAAGACGAGGACGAAGAAAATCTGACGGGTTACTGCTTCAGCGAATCGTATAATATAGTTGTTCCCAAAATCGGCTACAATACAACATCTGTTCGGAAGCTTGCGCTTTATTTTAGAAAATATGAGTACGAAGTACATCTTATTCTGGTCAGCCTAGACCGCCAACAGGCCACTCTTCGCGCCTATCAGCGCTTTATTACCTCCAAGCGGTACGTGCCTCTCTCGCTCATTTTTGATGTGTATTCCAACAATCCAACCCTTGCTTACTTTCGCCTTAAGCAACAACACGCCGATGTATTCGCTAGCTTTAGTGAAATCTCGACCGAGGAGAGGCCCGCACGCTTGGTAGAGAGTTCGCTGGATAATCCGACCGAAATGCTCGGGCTACCTACCTGA